Proteins encoded by one window of Arachis ipaensis cultivar K30076 chromosome B04, Araip1.1, whole genome shotgun sequence:
- the LOC107635947 gene encoding cysteine proteinase inhibitor-like: MRTHHCLIIILIAPLSAFFAVADPWSGSATLIFKVDLDVDSPKVIMIAKFAVDEQNKRSNTNLNLMRVVSCTEDFHLIGGLFFLELLADNGIQINKYTAMVLERPNFRFTLRPLEYELTSFELAPYPLQ, from the coding sequence ATGAGAACTCATCACTgccttattattattcttattgcTCCTCTCTCCGCCTTCTTTGCGGTCGCGGACCCCTGGTCGGGGTCAGCGACTCTAATATTTAAAGTCGACCTAGATGTCGACAGTCCTAAGGTGATTATGATTGCGAAATTTGCAGTTGATGAGCAAAACAAGAGATCTAATACAAACCTGAATCTAATGCGTGTCGTTAGTTGCACGGAAGACTTCCACTTAATTGGTGGCCTCTTCTTCCTTGAGCTGTTGGCAGACAATGGAATACAGATTAATAAGTACACGGCTATGGTGCTTGAGAGGCCAAATTTTCGGTTTACTCTAAGGCCACTTGAGTACGAACTAACAAGTTTTGAACTTGCACCCTATCCCCTTCAATAA
- the LOC107637550 gene encoding cysteine proteinase inhibitor 5-like: MMMRTNCLIVMLLLFRFAPLYSAALADTATTRRGSASLMSPLIPVNLDVNEPEVIEIANFAVSEHNKRSNPMLKLSQILSCTKLYLTIGASYSLQLLAHDGFETLNYSARVFHQTSIFNSSYQLRSFELVPPPLQ, from the coding sequence ATGATGATGAGAACTAATTGCCTTATTGTCATGCTCCTTCTCTTTCGCTTTGCTCCACTCTACTCCGCCGCCTTGGCCGACACAGCCACCACCCGGCGAGGGTCAGCATCGCTTATGAGTCCATTGATTCCTGTGAATTTGGATGTGAATGAGCCAGAGGTGATTGAGATAGCGAATTTTGCAGTGAGCGAGCATAACAAGAGATCTAATCCGATGCTGAAACTATCACAGATCCTTAGTTGTACAAAATTATATCTCACAATTGGAGCCTCCTACTCCCTCCAGCTGCTGGCACATGATGGCTTCGAGACTCTCAACTACTCCGCTCGAGTATTTCATCAAACCTCCATCTTTAATTCCTCCTATCAACTCCGAAGCTTTGAACTTGTTCCTCCCCCTCTTCAGTAA